The following are encoded together in the SAR202 cluster bacterium genome:
- a CDS encoding nitrite/sulfite reductase, producing the protein MTTTEWKPKVKGIIDVIPEEADDFELQVKRFRAGEFEDMEFLAFRLRNGVYGQRQANAQMIRVKVPFGGLRSDQLDALGEFAAKYAPLNKGHVTTRENFQYHHVKLEDAPNVMRLLGSVGLTTREACGNTVRNVTACPHAGVQPGEPFDVTPYAAAYARYFVRHPYTQSLPRKVKTAFSCSEQDCSIVLIHDLGLIPRIVNGQKGFKIVVGGGTSIMPKLAPTLVEFAPLDQYLKYAEAVIRRFHFTDELRKNKMKARIKFYIARIGIEEFRKECEREMEQNWAKKSFDPTALLFIEDESLDAPALNGKYAAYGSEPEFKEWLRTNVKPQKQAGYVTADIKISQGDINSKQFHQLADLTRKYAGGRARINIQQNMTLRWVPEKALYEVWTELKKIGFGSAGANEITDVVSCPGTDSCKLGITSSMGLNRAISRTLEEMNITDPLTRKMHIKMSGCPNGCGQHHIASIGFHGAAAKAPGGQVPAYELFLGGSYEDGDTRIGLRVKTKVPSKRVPEALKKVIRYYEANRQPGEEFKNFAARLGPEVFEPLLAEFAEVGELNRETIQEYIDWDKTVKYKLERGEGECAA; encoded by the coding sequence GAGTTCCTGGCGTTCCGCCTGCGGAACGGCGTCTACGGCCAGCGGCAGGCGAATGCTCAGATGATCCGCGTGAAGGTGCCCTTCGGCGGCCTTCGTTCCGACCAGCTTGATGCGCTGGGCGAGTTCGCCGCGAAGTACGCCCCCCTCAACAAAGGCCACGTTACTACGCGCGAGAACTTCCAGTACCACCACGTGAAGCTGGAGGACGCGCCCAACGTCATGCGCCTGCTCGGCAGCGTGGGCCTTACGACCCGCGAGGCGTGCGGCAATACCGTCCGCAACGTGACGGCGTGCCCTCACGCGGGCGTCCAGCCCGGCGAGCCGTTCGACGTTACACCGTACGCGGCCGCGTACGCTCGGTACTTCGTAAGGCACCCGTACACGCAGTCGCTTCCGCGCAAGGTGAAGACCGCCTTCTCGTGCTCCGAGCAGGACTGCTCCATCGTGCTCATACATGACCTGGGCTTGATCCCCAGGATCGTCAACGGCCAGAAGGGCTTCAAAATAGTCGTCGGCGGCGGCACATCCATCATGCCGAAGCTGGCGCCCACTCTCGTGGAGTTCGCGCCGCTGGACCAGTACCTGAAGTACGCGGAGGCGGTCATCCGCCGCTTCCACTTCACGGACGAGCTTCGCAAGAACAAGATGAAGGCGCGCATCAAGTTCTACATCGCGCGCATCGGCATCGAGGAGTTCCGCAAGGAGTGCGAGCGCGAGATGGAGCAGAACTGGGCCAAGAAGTCCTTCGATCCCACCGCGCTGCTGTTCATCGAGGACGAGTCGCTGGATGCTCCCGCGCTCAACGGCAAGTATGCGGCCTACGGCAGCGAGCCGGAGTTCAAGGAGTGGCTGAGGACGAACGTCAAGCCCCAGAAGCAGGCCGGTTACGTTACTGCGGACATCAAGATCTCGCAGGGCGACATTAATTCGAAGCAGTTCCACCAGCTGGCGGACCTGACCCGCAAGTACGCCGGCGGCAGGGCGCGCATCAACATCCAGCAGAACATGACCCTCCGCTGGGTGCCGGAGAAGGCGCTCTACGAGGTATGGACGGAGCTCAAGAAGATCGGCTTCGGGTCCGCGGGCGCGAACGAGATCACTGATGTGGTCTCCTGCCCGGGCACAGACAGCTGCAAGCTGGGCATCACGTCGTCGATGGGCCTGAACAGGGCCATCTCCCGCACGCTGGAGGAGATGAACATCACAGACCCGCTAACGCGGAAAATGCACATCAAGATGAGCGGTTGCCCGAACGGCTGCGGCCAGCACCACATCGCCTCCATCGGCTTCCACGGCGCGGCCGCGAAGGCCCCGGGCGGCCAGGTGCCGGCATACGAGCTTTTCCTCGGCGGCAGCTACGAGGACGGCGATACGCGAATCGGCCTCCGCGTAAAGACGAAGGTGCCTTCGAAACGAGTGCCCGAGGCGCTCAAGAAGGTGATCCGGTACTACGAGGCCAATCGCCAGCCGGGCGAGGAGTTCAAGAACTTCGCTGCCCGCCTCGGCCCGGAGGTCTTCGAGCCCCTGCTGGCCGAGTTTGCCGAGGTCGGTGAGTTGAACCGCGAGACAATCCAGGAGTACATTGACTGGGACAAGACCGTCAAGTACAAGCTGGAGCGCGGCGAAGGCGAGTGCGCGGCGTAG